A genome region from Passer domesticus isolate bPasDom1 chromosome 25, bPasDom1.hap1, whole genome shotgun sequence includes the following:
- the ALX3 gene encoding homeobox protein aristaless-like 3, whose product MSPYPPAPSSGFVGIPASPGAHPGINSLYPLHGLPPPGLAPHPFEPPAQHDYKAPTLMPLRMKSKEGAGSLLNWAT is encoded by the coding sequence ATGTCCCCGTACCCCCCCGCCCCCAGCAGTGGCTTCGTGGGCATTCCCGCTTCCCCGGGCGCCCACCCCGGCATCAACAGCCTGTACCCCCTGCACGGGCTGCCCCCGCCGGGCCTGGCCCCCCACCCCTTCGAGCCGCCCGCCCAGCACGACTACAAGGCGCCCACCCTGATGCCGCTGAGGATGAAGAGCAAAGAGGGCGCCGGGAGCCTCCTGAACTGGGCCACATGA